One genomic window of Hydra vulgaris chromosome 03, alternate assembly HydraT2T_AEP includes the following:
- the LOC136078124 gene encoding uncharacterized protein LOC136078124 isoform X3: protein MRYITINNIKYEVFSDTINDQFFIIQNEKKKPISLVFPYDAKREKEMQKLRDFKNFVRQNFVDETRFSRTRHNPYPRSPPSPSLLSPLSPLSPRSPPQTPPEPNREVGPSHWDYSPRKLNLNLFFILLKSINIF from the exons atgagatatataacaataaacaatataaaatatgaagTGTTTAGCGATACTATCAACGATCAATTTTTCattattcaaaatgaaaaaaaaaaacccatcaGTCTAGTATTTCCATACGACGCAAAAAGAG aaaaagaaatgcaaaaacttagagactttaaaaactttgtcaGACAAAATTTTGTAGATGAAACAAGATTTTCTCGCACTCGtc ataatccCTATCCACGTTCACCACCATCACCATCACTACTATCGCCACTATCACCACTATCACCACGTTCGCCACCACAAACACCACCAGAACCCAATAGGGAAGTAGGTCCTTCTCACTGGGACTACTCTCCTCGTAAGTTAAActtgaaccttttttttattttattaaaaagtataaatattttttaa
- the LOC136078124 gene encoding uncharacterized protein LOC136078124 isoform X2 encodes MRYITINNIKYEVFSDTINDQFFIIQNEKKKPISLVFPYDAKREKEMQKLRDFKNFVRQNFVDETRFSRTRRKFFLTLLFFLIKKIHFLKKYFLFLDNPYPRSPPSPSLLSPLSPLSPRSPPQTPPEPNREVGPSHWDYSPQSPDPENTESEIL; translated from the exons atgagatatataacaataaacaatataaaatatgaagTGTTTAGCGATACTATCAACGATCAATTTTTCattattcaaaatgaaaaaaaaaaacccatcaGTCTAGTATTTCCATACGACGCAAAAAGAG aaaaagaaatgcaaaaacttagagactttaaaaactttgtcaGACAAAATTTTGTAGATGAAACAAGATTTTCTCGCACTCGtcgtaagttttttttaactttactattttttcttattaaaaaaattcattttttaaaaaaatattttctttttttagataatccCTATCCACGTTCACCACCATCACCATCACTACTATCGCCACTATCACCACTATCACCACGTTCGCCACCACAAACACCACCAGAACCCAATAGGGAAGTAGGTCCTTCTCACTGGGACTACTCTCCTC agagtCCAGATCCTGAAAATACAGAAAGCGAAATTTTATGA
- the LOC136078124 gene encoding proline-, glutamic acid- and leucine-rich protein 1-like isoform X4: MKQYVKKCGCYVDYINKESLCYHELLLTKEEEQDLEELMEMEELTEEDYEKYLVQLVQEMEEEESDDIEELKLQMLEEEMEKEVEEIEKEMHEILDEMDWEQYVIDVMNKMDNLPELYL; the protein is encoded by the exons atgaaacaatacGTCAAAAAATGTGGATG ttatgTAGATTATATTAACAAAGAGAGTCTTTGCTATCACGAGTTGTTATTGACAAAAGAAGAAGAACAAGATTTGGAAGAACTTATGGAAATGGAAGAATTAACAGAGGaagattatgaaaaatatttagttcaatTAGTACAAGAAATGGAAGAAGAAGAATCAGATGATATTGAAGAACTTAAATTACAAATGTTGGAAGAAGAAATGGAAAAAGAAGTGgaagaaatagaaaaagaaatgcATGAAATCTTAGATGAAATGGATTGGGAACAATACGTTATAGACGTTATGAATAAAATGGACAACTTACCAGagctttatttataa
- the LOC136078124 gene encoding TNF receptor-associated factor 5-like isoform X1 → MFFFQQLIKKMSANIYPCCFCDKEFSAKELLQHQADCSTEQYSHECFTCKKKVQDLLNHECDYEFLDIQKICFFCNTKIDDQDYYEHSVICFQYYKEQQNRYLNQVVQDEKKNLNYLNLSMNQIMIKMKSLQEKEIKNLKEENDKLQQTLAKTNQEMAELKSLCYDNMLVLANQQDTEHLKQEITKLYHIAEENSTEFLALKNSIQQPKEVKVIQHVFKDTQLIKLDQMNLRLLSDETFYSEPIYTSEGYRYRIKVYTRSTVINNLAIYFQLLRGDLDDGLQWPFTKNVNITLRNKEQFFTRTTTNNNYLQLLDDSSFDKPTTEYNVAVGYKNFISHEELKPFIINNNLFITISIQ, encoded by the coding sequence atgtttttttttcagcaactaataaaaaaaatgtcagccAACATATATCCTTGCTGTTTTTGCGACAAAGAATTTAGTGCAAAAGAACTTTTACAGCATCAAGCAGATTGTTCTACAGAACAATACTCCCACGAATGTTTCACCTGTAAAAAAAAGGTACAAGATTTGTTAAACCACGAATGTGATTACGAATTTCtagatatacaaaaaatatgttttttttgtaataccAAAATCGATGATCAAGATTATTATGAGCACTCTGTCATCTGCTTTCAATATTATAAAGAGCAACAAAATCGTTATTTGAACCAAGTCGTTCAAGacgaaaagaaaaatttaaattatttgaatctTTCTATGAATCAAATCATGATTAAAATGAAGAGTcttcaagaaaaagaaattaaaaatctaaaagaagAAAACGACAAACTTCAACAAACTCTAGCAAAAACGAACCAAGAAATGGCAGAATTAAAAAGTCTCTGTTATGACAACATGTTGGTTTTAGCAAATCAACAAGATACAGAACATCTCAAACaagaaataacaaaactttatcatattGCAGAAGAAAATAGCACAGAATTCTTAGCTTTAAAAAATTCCATTCAACAACCTAAAGAAGTCAAGGTAATTCAACACGTTTTTAAAGACACGCAATTGATCAAACTCGATCAAATGAATCTCAGACTGTTATcagatgaaacattttattcagaACCCATTTACACATCAGAAGGATACCGTTATCGAATAAAAGTGTATACACGAAGTACCGTCATCAACAATCTAGCCATTTACTTTCAATTGTTAAGAGGTGACTTGGACGATGGTTTACAATGGCCTTTTACCAAAAATGTTAATATCACCTTGAGAaataaagaacaattttttactCGTACTACTACCAACAATAATTATCTTCAACTTTTAGACGACAGTTCATTTGATAAACCTACCACTGAATATAATGTGGCTGTTGgttataagaattttatttcaCACGAAGAACTAAAAccatttattattaacaataatttatttattacgaTTAGTAtacaataa